The following DNA comes from Helicoverpa armigera isolate CAAS_96S chromosome 27, ASM3070526v1, whole genome shotgun sequence.
CAAAAGGATTACCCAATCATAAGGCACTAAAtactttacttaacttttaaaagaagcctatatgttattctgacaTATAAGCTACTGCCTAGTAACAACAAAATCAATCCATAAACCTTCACAAATAATATTAGCAGGATgtcttcattattttctttcatccTTCGCACCTACACACCCTCACACATGCAAAAAAACACAGACCAAAACTCAACATATCCATCCTTCTTTCAACAGATCGCCTTTGTCGCCATCCTCGGCTATGCCTCCGCCAGCGTCATCAGCCCCCTAGTCTACGGGGTGAACGCCGGCGACGCTCAGGCAGCAGCCATCGACGCCACGGTAGCCGCCCAGGACCACGCCCGTGCCGTCGGCGAAAGCCAGGCTCGGGCTGCCGAAGCCGCCGTCCAATTCAACACTGAGGCAGTCCGTCAAGTCGCCGAAGCTAACAGAGATTTACATGAGAATGCGTACTGGGGTTCTTTGGCCGCTAACCAGAATGCCGTTGCCGCTGCCCAGTCTCATGCTGCTGCTGTGAGCGGTGTCGTTGCTGCTCGTGCTGGTTTGGCTGCCCCTTACGGCATTGCTGCTCCCTATGGCATTGCTGCTGCTCCATACGGCATCGCTGCTCCCTACGGCATTGCTGCACCCTACGCTGCTCACGGCCTTGGCATCCACGGCTGGTAAATCGATAATCGGCGCCAAAAAccgttgttttaaaaattattatttttaaattggtaaTTTTTCTGACAGCTGTTTTTGGTAACCCCTTTGTCGGTTGTATCTGGTAACACTGGTGGTGTTTACACTGTCAGTGTTGCCAGGTAATTGGCAAGGGTTTGCAACACCACCGCTCAATGGAAAAAAACATGCTCAAACGAACTAAGGTCTCATATAGTAACTCTCTTTGtaaatacaagtaaataaaacatgccATCACTGCCAAAGTGTAAATAAACacgtttttacaaaacaaactttatgTGCTTTGATTTACGACTCCTTTTCACCCTGACTTATGAAAAAAATGTGACAAGTACAATTTGATTACATACACATAAGGTTATATATATACACACTACAGAAGTTTACAGAATCAATGTAATGGTCAattgacacaaaacaaaaaaatgacaaCCAGTAACAAAGCCTACTTAGATAGCTGTACCATCTAAA
Coding sequences within:
- the LOC110369633 gene encoding cuticle protein 1, with product MRFLIAFVAILGYASASVISPLVYGVNAGDAQAAAIDATVAAQDHARAVGESQARAAEAAVQFNTEAVRQVAEANRDLHENAYWGSLAANQNAVAAAQSHAAAVSGVVAARAGLAAPYGIAAPYGIAAAPYGIAAPYGIAAPYAAHGLGIHGW